In Gemmata obscuriglobus, a single genomic region encodes these proteins:
- a CDS encoding 2-oxo acid dehydrogenase subunit E2: MDFHLPNLGEGIEGGTITSVLVKPGDTVTTGQPVMSVETDKASMEVNAESDGTVDAVLVKPGDKVSIGAPLLKLGGGQKAEPKAEAKPAAKAAAEAKPEPPPKAAPAPAPSSGAATAFALPALGEGIEGGTITAVFVKAGDAVKAGQNVVAIETDKAAMEVAAEADGTVEAVHVKPGDKVSIGGPLLTLNGGAAPQPQPKASAPTPQPPATKQPATEQAKPQPQPTHAASANGSNGATKAIIPAGPATRKLARELGVALAEVKGTARGGRVTLDDLKGFVKGERTRAKESGSAGGALAADAVVVNKYALPPLPDFSKYGAVEVADVATIRQTIAKNLTAGWRTMPMVTQHELADITDLEAGRKRFVDQLPKGASKITMTVLAIKACVAALKEFPRFNSSYDMNAGKLILKKYFHIGIAVDTERGLVVPVIRDADKKSIRDLAAEVSALAVKARDNKLSIDEMRGGTFTITNLGGIGGTAFTPIVNYPEVAILGLSKSAMQPIVKDGQIVARLMMPLSLTYDHRVIDGADGCRFTVRLAQLFSDPLRLLMET; encoded by the coding sequence ATGGACTTTCATCTGCCGAACCTGGGCGAGGGCATTGAGGGCGGAACCATCACCTCCGTGCTGGTGAAGCCCGGCGACACGGTCACCACCGGTCAGCCGGTGATGTCCGTCGAGACCGATAAGGCGTCGATGGAAGTCAATGCCGAGTCCGACGGCACCGTGGACGCTGTGCTGGTGAAGCCCGGCGACAAGGTGAGCATCGGCGCCCCACTCCTGAAACTCGGCGGCGGCCAAAAGGCCGAACCGAAGGCGGAAGCGAAACCGGCCGCGAAAGCCGCGGCCGAGGCGAAACCCGAGCCGCCCCCAAAGGCCGCTCCGGCGCCCGCTCCGTCGAGCGGCGCGGCGACCGCGTTCGCGCTCCCCGCGCTCGGCGAGGGCATTGAGGGCGGGACCATCACCGCGGTGTTCGTCAAAGCCGGCGACGCTGTGAAAGCCGGCCAGAACGTTGTCGCGATCGAAACCGACAAGGCCGCGATGGAAGTGGCCGCCGAAGCCGACGGCACCGTCGAGGCGGTCCACGTCAAGCCCGGCGACAAGGTGAGCATCGGCGGCCCGCTGCTAACGCTCAACGGCGGGGCTGCACCTCAACCGCAGCCGAAGGCGTCCGCCCCAACTCCCCAGCCGCCCGCGACGAAACAACCCGCCACTGAACAGGCAAAGCCCCAACCGCAGCCGACGCATGCGGCGTCCGCCAACGGGAGCAACGGCGCCACAAAGGCGATTATTCCAGCCGGCCCGGCTACGCGTAAACTGGCCCGCGAGCTGGGCGTCGCGCTCGCCGAGGTCAAGGGCACGGCCCGCGGCGGCCGCGTCACCCTGGACGACCTCAAGGGCTTCGTGAAGGGCGAGCGCACCCGCGCCAAGGAGAGCGGCAGCGCGGGCGGGGCGCTCGCGGCCGACGCGGTCGTCGTTAACAAGTACGCGCTCCCGCCGCTGCCCGACTTCTCGAAGTACGGCGCGGTCGAGGTCGCCGACGTTGCGACCATCCGCCAGACGATCGCGAAGAACCTCACCGCCGGCTGGCGCACCATGCCGATGGTGACCCAGCACGAGCTGGCCGACATCACGGACCTCGAAGCGGGCCGCAAGCGGTTCGTGGACCAGCTCCCGAAGGGCGCCTCCAAGATCACGATGACGGTGCTCGCCATCAAGGCGTGCGTCGCGGCGCTCAAGGAGTTCCCGCGGTTCAACAGCTCCTACGACATGAACGCCGGGAAGCTGATCCTCAAGAAGTACTTCCACATCGGCATCGCGGTCGATACCGAGCGCGGGCTGGTGGTGCCAGTGATCCGCGACGCCGACAAGAAGAGCATCCGCGACCTCGCCGCGGAGGTCTCTGCCCTCGCGGTCAAGGCGCGTGACAACAAGCTGAGCATCGACGAGATGCGCGGCGGCACGTTCACCATCACCAACCTCGGCGGGATCGGCGGGACCGCGTTCACCCCGATCGTAAACTACCCGGAGGTGGCCATTCTCGGGCTGTCGAAGTCGGCGATGCAGCCGATCGTAAAGGACGGCCAGATCGTCGCCCGGCTGATGATGCCGCTGAGCCTGACCTACGACCACCGGGTCATCGACGGCGCCGACGGGTGCCGGTTCACGGTGCGGCTCGCGCAACTCTTCAGCGACCCACTGCGGCTCCTCATGGAAACGTGA